Proteins from one Bos indicus x Bos taurus breed Angus x Brahman F1 hybrid chromosome 19, Bos_hybrid_MaternalHap_v2.0, whole genome shotgun sequence genomic window:
- the SPEM2 gene encoding uncharacterized protein SPEM2, with product MENQLWSDNLGCCHQHQESTQDVEDFLLLLLGLVILVNIGINVATMMWHRLQNVLDNSICWINQKNEILQACESSPKYPPAKAKDVHIHCTLDPVEVKMARPTHCSSSSYRRPHSRSRSRSHSRRPHRHQPRRQGHSRSRPCSHQRRSKNRKQFPYSCSVFGRPRHSHKMSQLRARPSFDREDLDSYLEEDEDLAFPLPKYPRGGWGGLYQRMGLPSSVGLWGRQGGILASLPPPSLYLSPELRRLPKRVEAKSELRLQSFGPLCSPSHTWGNVEVDQWTSSPPPPRRLPPNPSWVPAGHSPYPSRGQLLYDNWDQRRRGLEASEPPSALLTRGSRPEAREHYSPQVYRRSLIGHAHGQPNRSPNPSTGHLNYSRDPHEVRRRAAEWTETLPTRHPLTTSTSLTVLGEASYQRAPAPSSALLLRSSQPLPEVQATEPPQPTFMPLSRNPGGNASYQVYDSLELKRQVQESRARANSLPPSNSASRPSLHRSRTGKIH from the exons ATGGAAAATCAGCTCTGGTCTGACAACCTGGGGTGCTGCCATCAACACCAAGAAAGTACCCAGGATGTGGAGGActtcctgctcctgctgctggggCTTGTCATTCTTGTCAACATCGGGATCAACGTAGCAACTATG ATGTGGCACAGGCTCCAGAATGTCTTAGACAACAGCATCTGTTGGATTAATCAGAAAA ATGAAATCTTGCAGGCTTGTGAAAGTTCCCCCAAATATCCTCCAGCCAAGGCCAAAGACGTCCACATCCACTGTACCCTGGACCCTGTAGAAGTGAAGATGGCCAGGCCCACTcactgctcctcttcctcctaccGCCGCCCCCACAGCCGAAGCCGCAGCCGAAGCCACAGCCGCCGCCCTCACCGCCACCAACCTCGCCGCCAGGGCCACAGCCGAAGCCGCCCCTGCAGCCACCAGCGGAGGTCGAAGAACCGCAAACAATTCCCCTACAGTTGCTCGGTCTTCGGTAGGCCACGTCACAGCCACAAGATGTCACAGCTGCGGGCGAGGCCCTCCTTTGATCGGGAGGACCTGGACTCCTACCTGGAGGAGGACGAAGACCTTGCCTTCCCACTCCCCAAGTACCCGAgggggggctggggagggctcTACCAACGGATGGGCCTGCCCTCCAGCGTGGGGCTCTGGGGCCGCCAGGGTGGGATCCTGGCCAGCCTGCCGCCACCTTCTCTCTACCTGTCACCTGAGCTGCGCCGCCTGCCCAAGCGTGTGGAGGCCAAGTCTGAGCTCAGGCTGCAGTCCTTTGGGCCCCTCTGCTCACCATCCCACACCTGGGGCAATGTGGAGGTTGACCAGTGGACCTCGTCTCCACCGCCCCCCCGACGGCTGCCCCCCAACCCCTCATGGGTCCCTGCAGGGCACAGCCCTTACCCCTCAAGGGGCCAGCTCCTGTATGACAACTGGGATCAGCGGCGACGTGGTCTGGAGGCTTCTGAGCCTCCCTCCGCCCTGTTGACCCGGGGCTCCCGGCCCGAAGCCCGAGAGCACTACTCCCCACAGGTCTACCGACGGAGCCTCATCGGCCATGCTCACGGCCAGCCCAACCGCAGCCCCAACCCCTCCACGGGACACTTGAACTACTCCCGGGATCCGCATGAGGTCCGGCGCCGGGCAGCCGAGTGGACCGAGACACTGCCCACTAGGCACCCTCTGACCACCTCCACCTCCCTCACTGTGCTGGGCGAGGCCTCGTACCAGCGGGCCCCGGCTCCCAGCTCAGCTCTGCTCCTCcgctcctcccagcccctgcccgAAGTCCAGGCTACAGAGCCGCCCCAGCCCACCTTTATGCCACTCAGCCGGAACCCAGGGGGCAATGCCAGCTACCAGGTGTACGACAGCCTGGAGCTGAAGCGGCAGGTGCAGGAGAGCAGGGCGCGAGCCAACTCGCTGCCACCTTCCAACTCGGCCTCCAGGCCCTCTCTGCATAGAAGCCGGACTGGGAAAATTCATTGA